A genomic segment from Lemur catta isolate mLemCat1 chromosome 9, mLemCat1.pri, whole genome shotgun sequence encodes:
- the PSCA gene encoding prostate stem cell antigen yields the protein MKAVLLALLAADLALQPGHALQCYSCKAKVSNSDCQQVKNCSQSDTQCWTERIHAAGLLTILSKGCTSHCVDDSQDYYVGEKNVTCCSTNLCNASGAHTLQPAVTILLLLTSLGGLLFWVPGQL from the exons ATGAAGGCCGTCCTCCTTGCCTTGCTGGCCGCTGACCTGGCCCTGCAGCCAG GCCATGCTCTGCAGTGCTACTCCTGTAAGGCCAAGGTGAGCAACAGTGACTGCCAGCAAGTGAAGAACTGCAGTCAGTCGGATACCCAGTGCTGGACCGAGCGCATCC ATGCTGCCGGTCTCCTGACCATCCTCAGCAAGGGCTGCACCTCGCACTGTGTGGACGACTCTCAGGACTACTACGTGGGCGAAAAGAACGTCACGTGCTGCTCCACCAACCTGTGCAACGCCAGTGGGGCCCACACCCTGCAGCCGGCTGTCACCATCCTGCTGCTGCTCACCTCGCTGGGCGGCCTGCTGTTCTGGGTCCCCGGCCAGCTGTAG
- the JRK gene encoding jerky protein homolog, translating to MASKQAAGKSRGEKRKRVVLTLKEKIDICTRLERGESRKALMQEYNVGMSTLYDIKAHKAQLLRFFANSDSNKALEQRRTLHTPKLEHLDRVLYEWFLGKRSEGVPVSGPMLIEKAKDFYEQMQLTEPCVFSGGWLWRFKARHGIKKLDASSEKQVVDHQAAEQFCGFFRSLTAEHGLSPEQVYSADETGLFWRCLPNPTPEGGAMPGLKHSKDRLTILMCANATGSHRIKPLAIGKCSGPRAFKGIQHLPVAYKAQGNAWVDKEIFSDWFHHIFVPSVREHFRTIGLPEDSKAILLLDNSRAHPQESELVSNNIFTIFLPPSVASLIQPMEQGIRRDFMRNFINPPVTLQGFHSRYSMNDAIFNVACAWNAVPTQVFRRAWRKLWPAVTFAEGSSEEEGEEEEEEETDHFRAKPHNKTFAHILKLVKEGPCCPGNRLHKSEAKEWGAVEGEVEEVRSPVAMSPAGAVWNPEKATKAGQDSAGDSRESEEAAWEQAAMSFDAVIRFAEGQPCFSTREVGQLHTLRSVFRRQRQMRRRRVALRAVVKIEALQECPSGRVASACSPLPCSSTADD from the coding sequence ATGGCCTCCAAGCAGGCTGCCGGGAAGAGCAGAGGGGAGAAGCGGAAGAGGGTAGTGCTGACCCTGAAGGAGAAGATCGACATCTGCACACGCCTGGAAAGGGGGGAGAGCCGGAAGGCGCTGATGCAGGAGTATAACGTGGGCATGTCCACCCTGTACGACATCAAGGCCCATAAGGCTCAGCTGCTCAGGTTCTTTGCCAACTCGGACTCTAACAAGGCACTGGAGCAGCGGCGCACCCTGCACACGCCCAAGCTCGAGCACCTGGACCGCGTGCTTTACGAGTGGTTCCTGGGGAAGCGCTCCGAGGGTGTCCCTGTGTCAGGCCCCATGCTCATCGAAAAGGCCAAGGACTTCTATGAGCAGATGCAGCTCACGGAGCCCTGTGTGTTCTCCGGAGGGTGGCTTTGGCGTTTCAAGGCCAGACACGGCATTAAAAAGTTAGATGCGTCCAGCGAGAAGCAGGTGGTTGACCACCAAGCGGCCGAGCAGTTCTGTGGGTTTTTCAGGAGCTTAACTGCTGAGCATGGTCTGTCGCCTGAGCAGGTTTACAGTGCTGATGAGACTGGCCTGTTCTGGCGGTGCCTGCCAAACCCCACCCCAGAAGGTGGGGCCATGCCTGGCCTCAAACACAGCAAGGACAGGCTGACCATCCTGATGTGTGCCAATGCCACGGGCTCCCACAGAATCAAGCCCTTGGCCATCGGGAAGTGTAGTGGCCCCAGGGCTTTCAAAGGCATCCAGCACCTGCCTGTTGCCTATAAAGCCCAAGGGAATGCCTGGGTGGACAAGGAGATTTTTTCTGATTGGTTCCATCATATCTTTGTTCCCTCAGTGAGAGAGCACTTCAGAACCATAGGTTTGCCCGAAGACAGCAAGGCCATTCTCTTGCTGGACAACTCCCGGGCTCACCCGCAGGAGTCTGAGTTGGTTTCCAATAACATTTTCaccatcttcctgcctcccagcGTTGCGTCATTAATTCAACCCATGGAGCAGGGCATTCGAAGGGACTTCATGAGGAATTTCATCAACCCTCCCGTCACCCTACAGGGCTTCCACAGCCGCTACAGCATGAATGATGCCATATTCAATGTGGCCTGTGCCTGGAACGCGGTGCCCACCCAAGTCTTCAGACGGGCCTGGAGGAAGCTGTGGCCTGCGGTCACATTTGCTGAAGGCTCttcagaagaggaaggggaggaggaggaggaggaagagacagacCACTTCAGAGCTAAGCCGCACAATAAGACTTTTGCTCACATCCTGAAGCTCGTGAAAGAGGgtccctgttgcccaggcaacagacttcATAAAAGTGAGGCCAAAGAGTGGGGTGCAGTGGAAGGGGAGGTGGAAGAGGTACGGTCCCCCGTTGCCATGTCGCCAGCAGGGGCGGTTTGGAATCCAGAAAAGGCAACAAAAGCCGGCCAAGACAGTGCAGGAGACTCTCGTGAGAGTGAGGAGGCAGCCTGGGAGCAGGCGGCCATGTCCTTTGACGCGGTCATCCGCTTTGCAGAGGGCCAGCCTTGCTTCTCCACACGGGAGGTGGGGCAGCTGCACACACTGCGGTCAGTGTTCAGGAGGCAACGGCAGATGCGGAGGAGGCGCGTGGCTCTCAGGGCTGTGGTCAAAATTGAAGCCCTCCAAGAGTGCCCTAGTGGTCGCGTGGCCTCAGCTTGTTCTCCTTTGCCCTGCTCGTCCACAGCAGATGACTGA